Proteins encoded in a region of the Mucilaginibacter sabulilitoris genome:
- a CDS encoding HAD family hydrolase gives MNYKDIDKRKSAFIFELDDVLFPKKDYLYQVYYLFANLLEYTELVDAKETTKLMTDTYVSEGEQFVFDRVAEKFTIAEKYRTNFDNLLITAKLPLKLLLYQNMLTLLQEIVVDRKKLFIVTNGDVEQQVNKIKQIEWNGLEKYLTCYFAEETTPKPEPDVIHLLMQDHGLQRRDIIMIENSEVDRLCAETVGIDYTNLDKFL, from the coding sequence ATGAACTATAAAGATATTGATAAGCGAAAAAGCGCTTTCATTTTTGAATTGGATGATGTGCTTTTCCCCAAAAAAGATTATTTGTACCAGGTTTATTACTTGTTTGCTAATTTATTGGAGTACACCGAATTAGTTGATGCTAAAGAAACAACCAAACTGATGACAGATACGTATGTATCTGAAGGGGAACAGTTTGTTTTTGACCGCGTAGCCGAAAAGTTTACTATAGCAGAAAAGTACAGGACAAATTTTGATAACCTGCTGATAACTGCCAAGCTGCCACTGAAATTGTTGCTATATCAAAATATGCTTACTTTATTGCAGGAAATTGTTGTTGACAGGAAAAAACTGTTTATTGTAACAAACGGCGATGTAGAGCAACAGGTAAATAAAATTAAGCAGATAGAATGGAACGGGCTTGAAAAATACCTGACCTGCTATTTTGCCGAAGAAACCACTCCTAAACCCGAACCTGACGTGATACACCTGTTAATGCAGGATCATGGTTTACAGCGAAGGGACATCATAATGATAGAGAATTCAGAAGTCGACAGGTTATGCGCTGAAACCGTTGGGATAGATTATACTAATCTCGATAAATTTTTGTAA
- a CDS encoding ABC transporter ATP-binding protein encodes MLKANSIHKSYGQLQILKGVDLEVKQGEIVTIVGASGAGKSSLLNILGTLDRPDSGQLFINNMELSKLSNKSLSDFRNRKIGFIFQFHHLLVEFTAVENVCIPAFIAGTARADAENRAKELLDLLGLKDRMSHKPNQLSGGEQQRVAVARALINNPSLIFADEPSGNLDSVNALELHELFIKLRKDFNQTFVIVTHNEDLANLSDRTVLMKDGLIVQ; translated from the coding sequence ATGCTTAAAGCCAATTCCATTCATAAATCATACGGGCAGCTGCAAATATTAAAAGGCGTTGATCTGGAAGTAAAACAGGGCGAAATAGTAACCATAGTAGGCGCGTCCGGTGCAGGTAAAAGTTCCTTACTCAATATTTTAGGCACTTTAGACAGGCCCGATTCCGGACAATTGTTCATCAATAATATGGAGCTGAGCAAGCTTAGCAACAAGAGTCTGAGCGATTTTCGGAACCGTAAAATTGGCTTTATATTTCAGTTTCATCATTTGCTGGTGGAGTTTACCGCTGTTGAAAATGTTTGCATACCTGCCTTTATTGCCGGTACAGCACGCGCGGACGCCGAAAACAGGGCAAAGGAATTGCTTGATCTGTTGGGTTTAAAGGACAGGATGAGCCATAAACCTAATCAACTATCAGGAGGTGAGCAGCAGCGGGTAGCCGTGGCCCGCGCTTTGATTAATAACCCATCCTTAATATTTGCCGATGAGCCATCTGGTAATCTTGATTCCGTGAACGCATTGGAGCTTCATGAATTATTTATTAAGCTGAGGAAAGATTTTAACCAAACCTTTGTAATTGTTACCCATAATGAAGACCTTGCCAATCTTTCGGACCGCACCGTTTTAATGAAAGATGGTCTGATTGTTCAATAG
- the sucC gene encoding ADP-forming succinate--CoA ligase subunit beta, with product MNIHEYQGKAILKSFGVRVQEGIVADTVEQAVEAAHKLKEDLGSSWVVIKAQIHAGGRGKGGGVKLAKNIDQVKEHTGNIIGMQLVTPQTGPEGKKVKKVLVAQDVYYPGESETKEFYMSVLLDRAKGRNIIMYSTEGGMDIEEVAHSTPELIFKEEIDPKVGLQGFQARKIAFNLGVSGDAFKDMVKFITALYKAYEATDSSQFEINPVLKTSDNKILAVDAKVNLDDNALFRHPDYAAMRDTDEEDPTEVEASKSNLNYVKLDGNVGCMVNGAGLAMATMDIIKLAGGEPANFLDVGGTANAQTVKAGFNIILSDPNVKAILINIFGGIVRCDRVAQGVIDAYTEIGNIPVPIIVRLQGTNAEEAKELIDNSGLKVYSAILLKEAADRVKEVLAL from the coding sequence ATGAATATTCACGAATATCAGGGCAAAGCCATATTAAAGAGCTTTGGCGTTAGAGTTCAGGAAGGCATTGTTGCCGATACTGTTGAGCAGGCTGTAGAAGCTGCCCATAAATTGAAAGAAGACCTGGGATCAAGCTGGGTAGTAATAAAAGCACAGATCCATGCCGGTGGCCGTGGTAAAGGCGGCGGCGTAAAGCTGGCCAAAAATATCGACCAGGTGAAGGAACATACCGGTAACATTATCGGCATGCAACTGGTTACCCCCCAAACCGGTCCGGAAGGTAAAAAGGTAAAGAAAGTTTTAGTAGCACAGGATGTTTACTATCCGGGCGAAAGCGAAACAAAAGAGTTTTACATGAGCGTATTGCTCGACCGTGCTAAAGGTCGTAACATTATCATGTACAGTACTGAAGGCGGTATGGATATAGAGGAGGTTGCACACTCAACTCCCGAATTGATATTTAAAGAAGAAATTGACCCTAAAGTTGGGTTACAAGGTTTTCAGGCCCGTAAAATTGCGTTTAACCTGGGTGTAAGCGGCGATGCTTTTAAAGACATGGTAAAATTCATTACCGCTTTATACAAAGCTTACGAGGCTACAGATTCATCGCAGTTTGAAATTAACCCGGTACTTAAAACATCTGATAACAAAATTTTAGCTGTTGATGCCAAAGTAAACCTTGACGACAACGCACTGTTCCGTCACCCGGATTATGCTGCTATGCGTGATACTGACGAGGAAGACCCTACCGAGGTTGAAGCAAGCAAATCAAATCTTAACTATGTAAAGCTTGACGGTAACGTAGGTTGTATGGTTAACGGTGCCGGTTTGGCTATGGCTACCATGGATATTATTAAACTTGCCGGTGGCGAGCCTGCTAACTTCCTTGACGTTGGCGGTACCGCCAACGCGCAAACTGTTAAGGCTGGTTTTAACATCATCCTGTCTGACCCGAACGTTAAAGCTATCCTGATCAATATTTTTGGCGGTATAGTACGTTGCGATCGTGTTGCCCAGGGTGTTATTGATGCCTACACAGAAATTGGCAACATCCCTGTGCCTATCATTGTGCGTTTACAAGGTACCAATGCCGAAGAAGCAAAGGAACTTATAGACAATTCAGGCTTAAAAGTTTACTCGGCAATATTGCTGAAAGAAGCTGCCGACAGAGTAAAAGAAGTGTTGGCTTTATAA